A window of the Microtus pennsylvanicus isolate mMicPen1 chromosome 4, mMicPen1.hap1, whole genome shotgun sequence genome harbors these coding sequences:
- the Zbtb7c gene encoding zinc finger and BTB domain-containing protein 7C, protein MANDIDELIGIPFPNHSSEVLCSLNEQRHAGLLCDVLLVVQEQEYRTHRSVLAACSKYFKKLFTAGSLASQPYVYEIDFVQPEALAAILEFAYTSTLTITASNVKHILNAARMLEIQCIVNVCLEIMEPGGNGGEEDKEEEDDDEDDDDEEDEEEEEEEEEEEEEDDTEDFADQENLPDPQDINCPQSPSKADHLTEKDYSDTPRDFPDAFQPGSPGHLGVIRDFSIESLLRENLYPKANIPDRRPSLSPFAPEFFPHLWPGDFGAFAQLPEQPMDSGPLDLVIKNRKIKEEEKEELGPPPPPPFPSDFFKDMFPDLPGGPLGPIKAENDYGAYLNFLSATHLGSLFPPWPLVEERKLKPKASQQCPICHKVIMGAGKLPRHMRTHTGEKPYMCSICEVRFTRQDKLKIHMRKHTGERPYLCIHCNAKFVHNYDLKNHMRIHTGVRPYQCEFCYKSFTRSDHLHRHIKRQSCRMARPRRGRKPAAWRAASLLFGPGGPTPDKAAFVMPPTLGDVGGHLGGAAVCLPGPSPAKHFLAAPKGALSLQELERQFEETQMKLFGRAQLEAERNAGGLLALALAENVAATRPYFPLPDPWATGLASLPGLTGLNHVASMSEANN, encoded by the exons ATGGCCAATGACATCGATGAACTTATCGGCATCCCTTTCCCCAACCACAGCAGTGAGGTGCTGTGCAGTCTCAACGAGCAGCGGCATGCGGGGCTGCTGTGCGACGTGCTGCTGGTGGTTCAGGAGCAGGAGTACCGAACGCACCGCTCGGTGTTGGCTGCATGCAGCAAGTATTTCAAGAAGCTCTTCACGGCCGGcagcctggccagccagccctaTGTCTATGAGATTGACTTTGTCCAGCCGGAGGCTCTAGCCGCCATCCTGGAGTTTGCCTACACCTCCACACTCACCATCACCGCCTCCAACGTCAAGCACATCCTCAATGCTGCCAGGATGCTGGAGATCCAATGCATTGTGAATGTGTGCCTGGAGATCATGGAGCCCGGCGGCAACGGTGgtgaggaggacaaggaggaggaggacgatgACGAAGATGACGAtgatgaggaagatgaggaggaggaggaagaggaggaagaggaagaggaggaggatgacacAGAGGACTTTGCTGACCAGGAAAACTTGCCTGACCCCCAAGACATCAACTGCCCCCAAAGCCCCTCCAAGGCGGACCATCTCACAGAGAAGGACTATTCAGACACACCCAGGGACTTCCCCGACGCCTTCCAGCCTGGCAGCCCTGGCCATCTGGGAGTGATACGGGACTTCTCCATTGAATCTCTACTGAGGGAGAACTTGTACCCCAAAGCCAACATCCCTGACAGAAGACCCTCCTTATCTCCGTTTGCCCCAGAATTCTTCCCACACCTCTGGCCAGGGGACTTTGGTGCCTTTGCTCAGCTGCCCGAGCAGCCCATGGACAGTGGGCCACTGGATCTAGTCATCAAGAACCGCAAAatcaaggaggaggagaaggaggagctaggcccgcccccgccccctcccttCCCTAGCGATTTCTTCAAGGACATGTTTCCTGACCTGCCTGGTGGGCCCCTGGGCCCCATCAAGGCAGAGAATGACTACGGTGCCTATCTCAACTTCCTGAGTGCCACCCACCTGGGGAGCCTCTTCCCACCCTGGCCGCTGGTGGAGGAGCGCAAGCTGAAGCCCAAGGCCTCTCAGCAGTGCCCCATTTGCCACAAGGTCATCATGGGGGCCGGGAAGCTGCCCCGGCACATGAGGACCCACACCGGGGAGAAGCCGTACATGTGCAGCATCTGCGAGGTCCGCTTCACCAG GCAGGACAAGCTGAAGATCCACATGCGCAAACACACGGGGGAACGGCCCTACCTGTGCATTCACTGCAATGCCAAGTTCGTGCACAACTATGACCTCAAGAATCACATGCGCATCCACACAGGCGTGAGGCCCTACCAGTGCGAATTCTGCTACAAGAGCTTCACGCGTTCCGATCACCTGCACCGCCACATCAAGCGACAGAGTTGCCGCATGGCACGACCCCGGCGCGGCCGTAAGCCCGCCGCCTGGAGGGCCGCCAGCCTGCTCTTCGGGCCAGGTGGTCCCACGCCCGACAAGGCCGCCTTCGTAATGCCACCCACGCTGGGCGACGTGGGGGGCCACCTGGGTGGCGCAGCGGTGTGCCTCCCTGGCCCCAGCCCTGCCAAGCACTTCCTAGCGGCACCCAAGGGCGCCCTGAGCCTGCAGGAGCTGGAGCGGCAGTTCGAGGAGACGCAGATGAAGCTGTTTGGACGTGCGCAGCTGGAGGCCGAGAGGAACGCAGGTGGCCTCCTGGCCCTGGCACTGGCGGAGAACGTGGCCGCCACACGGCCCTACTTCCCATTGCCCGACCCCTGGGCCACAGGCCTGGCCAGCCTGCCTGGGCTCACTGGTCTCAACCACGTGGCCTCCATGTCTGAAGCCAATAACTAG